A genomic region of Peptoniphilus sp. ING2-D1G contains the following coding sequences:
- a CDS encoding Hypothetical protein (Family membership) yields the protein MKNYSDHMAQINYKSFVFELPRTCPHCNHSMTPDVVLRSPELININGETVISLLCQCIDCKEFFALTYKLLSHQHERYPNYFKTSLIPYNYSKYVEYDIPKEIEEFSPTFKEIYQQSQTAEAYNLNHIAGIGFRKSIEFLVKDFLINVVIDNDEEKSKISKLNLSQAIDKLHNQSMINLAKAATWIGNDETHYIKKYQDKDINDMKKYIRALSHHLSSEYLVLESASFINGN from the coding sequence ATGAAAAATTATTCAGACCATATGGCACAAATAAATTATAAAAGTTTTGTATTTGAATTACCTCGAACATGCCCACATTGCAACCATTCAATGACGCCAGATGTAGTATTGCGCTCTCCCGAACTAATTAATATTAATGGAGAAACTGTAATTTCTTTACTATGTCAATGTATAGATTGTAAAGAATTTTTTGCTCTTACTTATAAGCTTCTTTCACACCAACATGAAAGATATCCAAATTATTTTAAAACAAGTTTAATACCTTACAACTACTCAAAATATGTTGAATACGATATTCCTAAAGAAATCGAAGAATTTTCTCCAACATTTAAAGAAATATATCAACAATCTCAAACAGCTGAAGCATATAATCTTAATCACATTGCAGGAATAGGCTTTAGAAAATCAATAGAATTTCTAGTAAAAGACTTCTTAATAAATGTAGTAATAGATAATGATGAAGAAAAATCAAAAATTTCAAAATTAAATCTTTCACAAGCTATCGATAAACTTCACAACCAATCAATGATTAATTTAGCTAAAGCTGCAACATGGATAGGCAATGATGAAACCCACTATATTAAAAAATATCAAGATAAAGATATCAATGATATGAAAAAATATATAAGAGCATTATCACATCACCTCTCATCAGAATACTTAGTATTAGAATCGGCATCCTTTATAAACGGAAACTGA
- a CDS encoding Hypothetical protein (Family membership), with product MTILSFPKFYKKYKDSIDVGRESLRKIVKRKGFPCFMVGSQPRIIEEEAIEYLKTNYGFQIR from the coding sequence ATGACAATATTAAGTTTTCCGAAGTTTTATAAAAAGTATAAGGATAGTATTGATGTTGGGCGTGAGTCTTTGAGAAAAATTGTAAAAAGAAAGGGTTTTCCGTGTTTTATGGTGGGTAGTCAACCAAGGATTATAGAGGAAGAGGCTATTGAGTATTTAAAAACTAATTATGGGTTTCAGATTAGATAG
- a CDS encoding Hypothetical protein (Family membership) codes for MKNYFKEIKNIEDEQERLIKEYKKAEILFYKADNIFDKEELRLNMIDIQSKIDNLKFEKGQVMECLENMINQGIMI; via the coding sequence ATGAAAAACTATTTTAAAGAAATTAAAAATATAGAAGATGAACAGGAAAGATTAATAAAAGAATATAAGAAAGCGGAAATTTTATTTTATAAAGCTGACAATATTTTTGATAAGGAAGAATTGAGATTAAATATGATTGATATTCAGTCGAAGATTGACAATTTAAAATTCGAAAAAGGTCAAGTAATGGAATGTCTGGAGAATATGATTAATCAGGGGATAATGATATGA
- a CDS encoding Bacteriophage Mu Gam like protein (This family consists of bacterial and phage Gam proteins. The gam gene of bacteriophage Mu encodes a protein which protects linear double stranded DNA from exonuclease degradation in vitro and in vivo; Family membership), which produces MDNLALIEDLTNEEVTERESFKVTDMASADWCFRKISAIKKDIAEKERYADLEIEKYVAFKDKEKKAADDSIAFFESLLIAYYEEQKAIDDKFKLKTAQGSLSARKTKSYKYDDDKVIAFLKENGIDGYIKTEEKLKKQELKTDFKAINGSLVTENGEIIDGVVIEDVTSYTIKGV; this is translated from the coding sequence ATGGATAACTTAGCACTGATAGAAGATTTGACAAATGAAGAAGTAACAGAAAGAGAGAGTTTTAAAGTAACGGACATGGCAAGTGCTGATTGGTGTTTTAGGAAGATATCGGCTATTAAGAAGGACATAGCAGAAAAGGAGCGCTATGCAGATTTAGAGATAGAAAAGTATGTGGCTTTTAAGGATAAGGAAAAGAAAGCTGCGGATGACAGTATAGCTTTTTTTGAAAGTCTTTTAATTGCATATTATGAAGAGCAAAAAGCAATTGATGATAAGTTTAAGCTTAAAACTGCACAGGGCAGCTTATCTGCACGAAAAACAAAGTCATATAAGTATGATGATGACAAAGTAATAGCATTTTTAAAAGAAAATGGTATTGATGGATATATAAAAACAGAAGAGAAGCTGAAAAAACAAGAGCTTAAGACAGACTTCAAAGCAATTAATGGAAGTCTTGTTACTGAAAATGGCGAGATAATAGATGGTGTAGTAATTGAAGATGTAACAAGTTACACGATAAAGGGGGTTTAA
- a CDS encoding hypothetical protein (High confidence in function and specificity) has protein sequence MNNEIMNLIDTVELDEVSASLNKVASVQAVIQKTLKSGHDYDVIPGTGKPTLLKPGAEKILMMFGLTSEYEIVDSIEDWKNGVFAYTVRCILSKGGSKITEGLGNCNSKEDKYRYRWVRPEDVPMGIDPSTLKTNQYGKVRVENDEIYSQVNTILKMAKKRAQVDATLTVASLSEVFTQDMEDMKQFAQAEQTDNMTQDDAKKFKVTFGKYKGMTLGEIAEIDKGYVKWIAENGRDQILRQGAAMLLNKPTVNVKQEQGKEEPQEKETLFDFNEEEIPF, from the coding sequence ATGAATAATGAAATAATGAATTTAATAGATACAGTTGAGCTTGATGAGGTATCGGCAAGTTTAAATAAAGTAGCAAGTGTACAGGCAGTAATACAAAAGACTTTAAAATCCGGACATGATTATGATGTAATACCCGGAACCGGTAAACCAACATTACTAAAACCGGGTGCAGAAAAGATACTTATGATGTTTGGTCTAACAAGTGAATATGAGATTGTTGACAGCATAGAGGACTGGAAAAATGGAGTATTTGCTTATACAGTCCGTTGTATATTATCCAAAGGCGGATCAAAAATAACCGAGGGTCTGGGTAACTGCAACAGTAAAGAGGACAAGTATAGATATAGATGGGTCAGACCTGAAGATGTGCCAATGGGAATAGATCCGAGCACTCTAAAGACAAATCAATACGGCAAGGTCAGAGTTGAAAATGATGAAATTTATTCACAGGTAAATACAATTTTAAAAATGGCAAAGAAAAGGGCACAAGTGGATGCAACTTTAACTGTTGCAAGTCTATCAGAAGTATTTACGCAAGATATGGAGGACATGAAACAATTTGCTCAAGCGGAACAGACAGATAATATGACACAGGATGATGCTAAGAAATTCAAGGTAACATTTGGAAAATATAAAGGAATGACTTTAGGCGAGATTGCAGAAATCGACAAAGGATATGTAAAATGGATAGCTGAAAATGGACGAGACCAAATTTTAAGGCAAGGAGCAGCAATGCTTTTAAATAAGCCTACTGTTAATGTTAAGCAGGAACAAGGAAAAGAAGAGCCGCAAGAGAAAGAAACACTATTTGATTTTAATGAAGAGGAGATACCATTTTAA
- a CDS encoding Hypothetical protein (Family membership), whose protein sequence is MARPNKQGLDYFPLDVGFLRDIKVRRIKKAQKNAVEVLIALLSNIYQDEGYFMSFDDDVCFLIADDVGVSEGAVTSVIDMALKVDFFDKVLYEKYKILTSRGIQKRFIEATNRRQQVNMCQDYLLINTDAVNHVVVNVDNNDISDELMYTETQLNGINVDNNRVNVYRSTQSKVKESKVKYIDDDYINIFISACKKLLNRDFILQSSTPAKLKYLVKNYEKAVFEQVLSNIKDSQYLTDNADIDFILNNFIKIYNGKYKDFKTNKSSNSFNNSVNVSNSFSDEELEDLAREKRDKLFKEMGDGI, encoded by the coding sequence GTGGCAAGACCTAATAAACAAGGGTTGGATTACTTTCCTTTAGATGTTGGATTTTTAAGAGATATAAAGGTTAGAAGAATTAAAAAGGCTCAAAAGAATGCCGTAGAGGTACTCATCGCGCTGCTTTCTAATATCTATCAAGATGAGGGATATTTTATGAGTTTTGATGATGATGTGTGCTTCCTAATTGCTGACGATGTTGGCGTTAGTGAGGGTGCCGTTACCAGCGTCATTGACATGGCCTTAAAAGTAGATTTTTTTGATAAAGTGCTTTATGAAAAATATAAAATTCTAACCAGTAGAGGTATACAGAAAAGATTTATTGAAGCTACAAATAGAAGGCAGCAGGTTAATATGTGTCAAGATTATTTATTAATAAACACTGATGCAGTTAATCATGTAGTCGTTAATGTAGACAATAATGATATCTCAGATGAGTTAATGTATACAGAAACTCAACTCAACGGAATTAATGTAGACAATAATCGAGTTAATGTATACAGAAGTACACAAAGTAAAGTAAAGGAAAGTAAAGTAAAGTATATTGATGATGATTATATTAATATCTTTATTTCAGCATGCAAAAAATTATTGAATCGGGATTTTATCTTGCAATCATCAACACCAGCGAAACTTAAATATTTAGTAAAAAACTATGAAAAGGCTGTATTTGAGCAGGTTTTATCAAACATCAAAGATAGTCAGTATTTGACAGATAATGCTGATATAGATTTTATTTTAAATAATTTTATTAAAATTTATAATGGCAAGTACAAGGATTTTAAGACTAATAAGTCAAGCAACAGTTTTAACAATTCTGTCAATGTTTCCAACAGTTTTAGTGATGAAGAGTTAGAGGATCTTGCACGTGAGAAAAGAGACAAATTGTTTAAGGAAATGGGTGATGGCATTTGA
- a CDS encoding Hypothetical protein (Family membership), translating to MLPEGFPDLFGYRKKDCKFFAIEVKAHNGRLSAKQEEVLDMLKAHGVLCGVAHDVDEALAILGYVQGRLF from the coding sequence ATGTTACCGGAGGGTTTTCCTGATTTGTTCGGATATCGAAAAAAGGACTGTAAGTTTTTCGCTATTGAGGTTAAGGCTCATAATGGCAGGTTAAGTGCTAAGCAGGAAGAGGTTTTGGATATGCTTAAGGCTCATGGTGTGCTTTGTGGTGTGGCTCATGATGTTGATGAGGCTTTGGCTATTTTGGGCTATGTTCAAGGTAGATTATTTTGA
- a CDS encoding Hypothetical protein (Family membership) — protein MDINIKNFEEYIPENELKEYVKEAVKLNLPAFKELANEKVCQKLKRTMNKMLSQNYSGDFIDEDIGKLFKPTVINIINEVLEEIQIDGVIKETLKEYTKQETIKSIKHIIKQKL, from the coding sequence ATGGACATTAACATTAAAAATTTTGAAGAATATATTCCCGAAAATGAATTAAAAGAATATGTCAAAGAAGCGGTGAAATTAAACTTACCCGCTTTCAAAGAATTGGCTAACGAAAAAGTGTGTCAAAAATTAAAACGCACTATGAACAAAATGCTTAGTCAAAATTATAGTGGAGATTTCATTGATGAAGATATAGGCAAATTATTTAAGCCGACTGTAATAAATATAATCAATGAAGTCTTGGAAGAAATACAAATAGACGGTGTAATTAAAGAAACACTGAAAGAATACACCAAACAGGAAACGATTAAATCAATTAAACACATTATAAAACAAAAATTATGA
- a CDS encoding hypothetical protein (High confidence in function and specificity), which yields MQEIFVFIDDSGVLHRNANDNIFVYAGYIFLSKSTKEAARNRYKKINRKIKQSIHRNDELKGCNIDNKHKRALFNAMRKEYSCHLKVDIDKIYNYILNNKNSIVRYKDYVLKRLIKTIIEKFIKNGEIDANKPIKLMISIDEQLTATDGIYDLKQSIYEELVYGIVNFDYGRNFNPILHGDCELTVSFCDSKNNYLVQASDILANRIFNSYRFNKPEWRKIKNHIYLTFP from the coding sequence ATGCAAGAAATTTTTGTTTTTATAGATGATTCAGGAGTTTTACATAGAAATGCTAATGATAATATATTTGTCTATGCAGGATATATATTTTTATCAAAAAGCACAAAAGAAGCTGCTAGAAATAGATATAAAAAAATAAATAGAAAGATAAAACAAAGTATTCATAGAAATGATGAATTAAAGGGCTGTAACATAGACAACAAACACAAAAGGGCTTTATTTAATGCTATGAGAAAGGAATATAGTTGTCATCTAAAAGTGGATATTGACAAGATATATAATTATATATTAAATAATAAAAATTCAATTGTGAGATATAAAGATTATGTTTTAAAACGCTTGATAAAGACAATCATAGAAAAATTTATTAAAAATGGAGAAATTGATGCCAATAAACCTATAAAATTAATGATTAGTATTGACGAACAACTTACAGCAACTGATGGGATATACGATCTAAAACAATCGATATATGAAGAATTAGTATATGGTATTGTAAATTTTGATTATGGGAGAAATTTTAATCCAATATTACATGGTGATTGTGAATTAACGGTTAGTTTTTGCGATTCAAAGAATAATTATTTGGTTCAAGCTAGTGATATACTAGCTAATAGAATTTTTAATTCTTATAGATTCAATAAACCTGAATGGAGAAAAATAAAAAATCATATTTATTTGACTTTTCCTTAA
- a CDS encoding prophage LambdaCh01 protein (Packaging of double-stranded viral DNA concatemers requires interaction of the prohead with virus DNA. This process is mediated by a phage-encoded DNA recognition and terminase protein. The terminase enzymes described so far, which are hetero-oligomers composed of a small and a large subunit, do not have a significant level of sequence homology. The small terminase subunit is thought to form a nucleoprotein structure that helps to position the terminase large subunit at the packaging initiation site; High confidence in function and specificity) → MALTIKQKQVGDDFIVTGNKTESYLKFYRNVKNRETAASAASRLFSSQEMKDYLNERMAELDEELIADQREILRGLTKQFRRQEIDYQVVITKKPAFDKKGNFLGIEEKSEVIKLPTQNKDAIKAGELLGKRFGMWTDKFDMEIDVPTIISGADELED, encoded by the coding sequence ATGGCTCTTACAATTAAACAAAAACAGGTCGGAGATGATTTTATCGTCACTGGAAATAAAACGGAAAGCTACTTAAAATTTTATAGGAATGTGAAAAACAGAGAGACGGCAGCTTCAGCAGCGAGCCGTCTTTTTAGTAGTCAAGAAATGAAAGATTATTTAAACGAAAGAATGGCGGAGCTTGATGAAGAATTAATTGCAGATCAAAGGGAAATTTTAAGGGGACTAACCAAGCAATTTAGGCGTCAAGAAATAGATTATCAAGTAGTTATTACAAAAAAGCCTGCATTTGATAAAAAAGGCAATTTTTTAGGAATAGAAGAAAAATCCGAGGTCATAAAACTACCGACACAAAACAAGGACGCAATAAAGGCGGGAGAACTACTTGGCAAAAGGTTCGGCATGTGGACTGATAAGTTTGACATGGAAATAGACGTCCCAACTATCATTAGTGGAGCTGATGAGCTTGAGGACTAA
- a CDS encoding phage terminase large subunit (Initiation of packaging of double-stranded viral DNA involves the specific interaction of the prohead with viral DNA in a process mediated by a phage-encoded terminase protein. The terminase enzymes are usually hetero-oligomers composed of a small and a large subunit. This region is found on the large subunit and possess an endonuclease and ATPase activity that require Mg2+ and a neutral or slightly basic reaction. This region is also found in bacterial sequences; High confidence in function and specificity), which produces MRTNEIYLPDVIGKGYGSYWNYKGRYRVCKGSRASKKSTTTAMNMVYRIMAYPDSNGLVVRKVFRTLKDSCFSQLKWAIHRLKVDKYWKATESPLELAYLPTGQKILFRGLDDPLKVTSVAVDKGSLCFLWIEEAYEIMNEDDFNMLDESIRGQVSNGLFKQITLTLNPWNDRHWIKKRFFDRQDDDILAITTNYKCNEWLDKADLKVFDEMRLHNPKRYRVAGLGEWGVVDGLVFENVKEERFDVEDIIEKQPDIKPIFGLDFGYTNDPTALFCGLLDTQNYKIYVFDELYKKGLSNKKIYQEVEKMGHRKETIIADSAEPKSIDELRGLGLTRIKAAKKGKDSILNGIQYIQNFEIIVHPNCVNFMTEITNYQWDKDKFENTINKPIDDFNHLMDAMRYAVEPYIRNRKLRTINKKILGV; this is translated from the coding sequence TTGAGGACTAATGAAATATACTTGCCAGATGTGATAGGAAAAGGCTATGGCAGCTACTGGAATTATAAAGGCAGATACAGAGTGTGCAAGGGGTCAAGAGCTAGTAAAAAGTCTACAACAACGGCTATGAATATGGTTTATAGAATCATGGCATATCCGGATTCAAATGGTCTTGTGGTTAGAAAGGTATTTAGAACTCTTAAAGACAGTTGTTTTAGTCAGCTTAAGTGGGCTATACATAGGCTTAAGGTTGACAAATACTGGAAAGCTACCGAAAGTCCTTTGGAGCTTGCTTATTTGCCCACTGGACAGAAAATACTATTTAGGGGACTAGATGACCCTTTAAAAGTTACATCTGTAGCAGTAGATAAAGGCTCTCTGTGTTTTCTATGGATAGAGGAAGCATACGAAATCATGAACGAAGATGATTTTAATATGCTTGATGAATCTATAAGGGGGCAAGTTTCTAATGGTCTATTTAAGCAAATTACTTTAACGCTTAACCCTTGGAACGACCGCCACTGGATTAAAAAAAGATTTTTCGATAGACAAGATGACGACATTTTAGCTATCACAACCAACTACAAGTGCAATGAGTGGTTAGATAAGGCAGATTTAAAAGTATTTGATGAGATGAGGCTACATAACCCGAAAAGATACCGAGTAGCAGGCTTAGGAGAATGGGGAGTAGTTGACGGACTTGTTTTTGAAAATGTAAAAGAAGAACGATTTGATGTAGAAGATATTATTGAAAAGCAGCCAGATATTAAGCCTATTTTTGGACTTGACTTTGGATATACCAACGACCCGACAGCTTTATTTTGTGGTCTTTTAGATACTCAAAATTATAAGATCTATGTATTTGATGAGTTATACAAAAAAGGCTTATCCAACAAAAAGATATATCAAGAAGTCGAGAAAATGGGACACAGAAAAGAAACAATAATAGCAGATAGTGCCGAGCCTAAGTCAATTGACGAGTTAAGAGGTTTAGGACTTACAAGAATAAAGGCAGCAAAGAAAGGCAAAGACAGTATATTAAACGGGATTCAATATATACAAAACTTTGAAATAATAGTACATCCTAATTGTGTGAATTTCATGACTGAAATAACTAATTATCAATGGGACAAGGACAAGTTTGAAAACACAATTAATAAGCCTATTGATGATTTTAACCATTTAATGGACGCGATGAGATATGCAGTCGAACCGTACATCAGAAATAGAAAATTAAGAACGATAAATAAAAAGATACTGGGGGTTTAG
- a CDS encoding phage portal protein, SPP1 family (This protein forms a hole, or portal, that enables DNA passage during packaging and ejection. It also forms the junction between the phage head (capsid) and the tail proteins. During SPP1 morphogenesis, Gp6 participates in the procapsid assembly reaction [1,2]. This family also includes the old Pfam family Phage_min_cap (PF05126); High confidence in function and specificity) yields the protein MDSYITNHLELPRRICLPNDTEISEELIKKLLKLKEKENERYQTLQGYYEGKAKINERQKDQEKANNKLVLDYPSYIVDILLGLFVGKPISYTVREEDKEKMSLIQDVLDLNDEQDENTEIAKMIGIKGKGYEIVYVDEESNIRFNEVNPENIIVVYDDSINPEPLFAIYMTNIVDIENIDKETKDMKIIVYQKDAIQEYISKNGDFYPVDNYINPFGEVPIIEFLNNNEAIGDFERVLSLIDAMNLSQSDTANDFEEFTNAILVLNGMLDTDSEDIRQLIEDRVILLDSSKDGNQSASWLIKSINDTALENYKNRLDADIHKFAKVPNLGDEHFASNISGESMKYKLFATNQIVAQKQRKFKTALQTRFRLIINALNIKNGMDFDYRDISIIFNENTPFNELDNINTVKAALDAGLSKQYALGKLRDIDDIQEEIQRQQEEREAYADAFLKAVEEQEDERGLPETSEGF from the coding sequence ATGGACAGTTATATTACGAATCATTTGGAGTTACCAAGAAGAATTTGCTTGCCGAATGATACAGAAATAAGTGAAGAATTAATCAAGAAGTTACTTAAATTAAAAGAAAAAGAGAATGAAAGATACCAAACATTACAAGGATATTATGAGGGAAAAGCTAAGATAAATGAAAGACAGAAAGACCAAGAAAAGGCAAACAATAAATTAGTCCTTGATTATCCAAGCTATATAGTTGATATTCTTTTAGGTTTATTTGTAGGTAAGCCTATTTCCTATACTGTTAGAGAAGAAGACAAAGAAAAGATGAGCTTGATACAAGATGTATTAGATCTAAATGACGAGCAAGATGAGAATACTGAAATAGCAAAGATGATAGGAATTAAGGGCAAAGGCTATGAAATAGTATATGTAGACGAAGAAAGCAACATAAGATTTAATGAAGTAAATCCAGAAAATATAATAGTAGTATATGATGACAGCATAAATCCCGAACCGCTTTTTGCAATATATATGACAAATATAGTAGACATAGAAAATATAGACAAAGAAACAAAGGATATGAAAATAATCGTATATCAAAAAGATGCCATACAAGAATATATATCAAAGAATGGTGATTTTTACCCGGTGGATAATTATATAAATCCCTTTGGAGAGGTGCCTATAATAGAATTTTTAAACAACAATGAAGCAATAGGGGATTTTGAAAGAGTTTTATCCCTTATAGATGCGATGAATCTTTCGCAATCCGATACAGCTAATGATTTTGAAGAGTTCACAAATGCAATTTTAGTATTAAACGGCATGCTAGACACAGATAGCGAAGATATAAGACAGCTAATAGAAGATAGGGTTATACTTCTAGATTCATCAAAAGACGGCAATCAATCTGCTTCATGGCTTATTAAATCAATTAATGATACGGCACTAGAAAATTATAAAAATAGACTTGATGCCGATATACATAAATTTGCAAAAGTACCGAATTTAGGTGATGAACATTTTGCATCAAATATCAGTGGTGAATCGATGAAATATAAACTCTTTGCAACTAATCAGATAGTCGCACAGAAACAAAGAAAGTTTAAAACCGCACTACAAACGAGGTTTAGATTAATCATAAATGCTCTAAATATCAAAAATGGCATGGATTTTGACTACAGAGATATAAGCATAATATTTAATGAAAATACACCTTTTAATGAATTAGATAATATAAATACAGTTAAAGCCGCACTTGATGCAGGCTTATCTAAGCAATATGCACTGGGCAAGTTAAGAGATATTGATGATATACAAGAAGAAATACAAAGGCAACAAGAAGAAAGAGAAGCCTATGCAGATGCCTTTTTAAAAGCTGTAGAGGAGCAAGAAGATGAAAGAGGACTTCCTGAAACTTCAGAAGGATTTTGA
- a CDS encoding phage putative head morphogenesis protein (This model describes a region of about 110 amino acids found exclusively in phage-related proteins, internally or toward the C-terminus. One member, gp7 of phage SPP1, appears involved in head morphogenesis [Mobile and extrachromosomal element functions, Prophage functions]; Family membership) — MKEDFLKLQKDFEKLIKDKEKAIVKNYASSYKKLRKKLSDIYDKYEKDGVISKDELRKYNRLKALDLATAKTLIDLYSSNKSLIRQTLKEVIEDTKNSSFTIINNRVSITPIKRKFDSTEIINQEIAGKIWTQRIKHYGDNFVYDVHSIIRQGLERGDTYTTVSKSLKSKFGQDLKRAVTIARTESARVQAYTKNATMEEVNKQVSLIKTWRTMKDEGVRRSHQAMEGVTVKFDEEFTLPSGATCMYPKSTGYPEEDINCRCYLEYKVDKNDDKDENLEYNKDDIIIHKSLSAAAFRDTVKLPDGTYTKVTEGTKITKVVVFAGGKTNKKVKVAKYLAKQYNNAPNDWRKVRGEGFVDVNEESLKCELHWFESKQTGRVKMKVKRWFDNES, encoded by the coding sequence ATGAAAGAGGACTTCCTGAAACTTCAGAAGGATTTTGAAAAGTTAATAAAAGACAAGGAAAAGGCAATAGTAAAAAACTATGCAAGCTCATATAAAAAATTAAGGAAAAAGCTTAGCGATATATACGACAAGTATGAAAAGGACGGAGTAATTTCCAAAGATGAATTAAGAAAATATAACCGTTTAAAGGCATTAGATTTAGCGACAGCTAAAACACTTATTGATTTATATTCCTCAAACAAGTCTTTGATAAGACAAACACTAAAAGAAGTCATAGAAGACACAAAAAACAGCTCTTTTACAATTATAAACAACAGGGTAAGCATTACACCTATTAAGAGAAAATTTGACTCTACAGAAATCATAAATCAGGAAATAGCGGGCAAGATATGGACACAAAGAATCAAGCACTACGGCGACAACTTCGTCTATGATGTCCACTCTATAATAAGACAAGGATTAGAACGAGGTGATACCTATACAACGGTGTCAAAGAGTTTAAAATCTAAATTCGGTCAGGACTTAAAAAGAGCTGTAACCATAGCAAGGACAGAAAGTGCAAGGGTACAAGCCTATACAAAAAATGCAACCATGGAAGAGGTAAACAAGCAAGTATCGCTTATAAAAACATGGAGAACCATGAAAGATGAGGGGGTTAGAAGATCCCATCAAGCCATGGAAGGTGTAACGGTTAAATTTGATGAAGAGTTTACTTTGCCGAGCGGCGCTACCTGCATGTATCCTAAAAGCACAGGTTATCCAGAGGAAGATATTAATTGCAGGTGTTATTTAGAGTATAAGGTCGATAAAAATGATGATAAAGACGAGAATTTAGAGTATAATAAAGATGACATAATAATCCACAAAAGTTTAAGTGCGGCTGCTTTTAGAGATACTGTAAAACTACCGGATGGAACATATACCAAAGTTACAGAGGGGACAAAAATTACAAAAGTTGTTGTTTTTGCAGGCGGTAAAACCAATAAAAAAGTAAAGGTAGCTAAATATTTAGCTAAACAATATAATAATGCTCCTAACGATTGGAGAAAAGTTAGAGGAGAGGGTTTTGTTGATGTTAATGAAGAATCTTTAAAATGTGAATTGCATTGGTTTGAATCTAAACAAACCGGAAGAGTTAAAATGAAAGTAAAAAGGTGGTTTGATAATGAAAGTTAG